In one Halorubrum sp. CBA1229 genomic region, the following are encoded:
- a CDS encoding phosphate uptake regulator PhoU encodes METRKVQVTGGSTYTVSIPKTWATDNDVEAGTEIEFFPDGDSLFLTPRSEEERTRGTLDISDLAGQALTRAVTTMYVSGFDVIELAGTEITTEQRSAVREAVQSLVGLEVLEETRDRVVIRDLLDSSELSIHNAVTRMRLISLSMLEDAIAALSERDHDLARDVIGRDDDLDRLWLVVSRIFRATLRTPKAAEELGLPREECFDYHSSARQLERIGDHATKIGHLTLNIEEPLPDEVVDAVSELHGDAVEVIDTAMDALFADDSDEATRLANEARTGVRAIDERVRAIDELLRDLDPARAQLLGLVVDSVLRSADYGGNIAETALQKAAPTP; translated from the coding sequence ATGGAAACGAGGAAGGTGCAGGTCACCGGCGGTTCGACGTATACGGTCTCGATCCCGAAGACGTGGGCGACCGACAACGACGTGGAGGCCGGCACCGAAATCGAGTTCTTCCCCGACGGCGACTCGCTGTTCCTCACGCCGCGGTCGGAGGAGGAGCGCACGCGCGGGACGCTCGACATCAGCGACCTCGCCGGGCAGGCGCTCACGCGCGCGGTGACGACGATGTACGTCAGCGGGTTCGACGTGATCGAACTGGCGGGCACCGAGATCACCACGGAGCAGCGCTCCGCGGTCCGCGAGGCCGTCCAGAGCCTCGTCGGGCTGGAGGTGTTAGAGGAGACCCGCGACCGGGTCGTCATCCGGGACCTGCTCGACTCCTCGGAGCTGTCGATCCACAACGCCGTCACCCGGATGCGGCTGATCTCGCTGTCGATGCTGGAGGACGCGATCGCCGCGCTCTCCGAGCGCGACCACGACCTCGCGCGCGACGTGATCGGTCGCGACGACGACCTCGACCGGCTGTGGCTCGTCGTCTCCCGAATCTTCCGGGCGACGCTGCGCACGCCGAAGGCGGCCGAGGAGCTCGGGCTCCCGCGCGAGGAGTGCTTCGACTACCACTCCAGCGCCCGCCAGCTGGAGCGGATCGGCGACCACGCGACGAAGATCGGCCACCTGACGCTCAACATCGAGGAGCCGCTCCCCGACGAGGTCGTCGACGCGGTCAGCGAGCTCCACGGCGACGCCGTCGAGGTGATCGACACCGCGATGGACGCCCTGTTCGCCGACGACAGCGACGAGGCTACCCGTCTCGCGAACGAGGCCCGCACCGGCGTCAGGGCGATAGACGAGCGCGTCCGCGCGATCGACGAGTTGCTCCGGGACCTGGACCCCGCGCGAGCACAGCTGCTCGGGCTCGTCGTCGACTCCGTGCTCCGGTCGGCCGACTACGGCGGCAACATCGCCGAGACGGCCCTTCAGAAGGCGGCGCCGACGCCGTGA
- a CDS encoding branched-chain amino acid ABC transporter permease, with protein MTLADYLRDHAVHAAVVLVFFLYPPVNGALESSPLAAETAAFLPGITFMIAVLYMGLFAMSFDFVSGYTGYLSFGHAAFYGTGAYFVVLAANGQIPGIPGGTPFMITLLLGALLAALLAVVIGSVSFRLTGVYFAMITLGFAQVIYELIRSWGYVSSNPQEGATISGDGLAIGVPYVDALSLRVGRLTGESIENLLGLGIDVSATVVSYYALGAVVLVSYFAMQRILHSPFGRVMVAIRENEERARAVGYPTYRFKLAAFAISGFFGAVAGGIFAAYSRSVSPDNSYFFLVTADALITTIIGGFGTLAGPLYGTAFHQWLEDVLSTESGGLATYIREGVPAAVLETEIAGLSVELFVNTALAGRAPLYLGIVFVLFVLFVPNGILGTVRDRLGGTVGKRLPERLRRYRR; from the coding sequence GTGACGCTCGCCGACTACCTCCGGGACCACGCGGTCCACGCCGCCGTCGTCCTCGTCTTCTTCCTGTATCCGCCGGTCAACGGAGCGCTGGAATCGTCGCCGCTGGCGGCCGAGACGGCGGCGTTCCTCCCCGGGATCACGTTCATGATCGCCGTGTTGTACATGGGGCTGTTCGCGATGAGCTTCGACTTCGTCAGCGGCTACACCGGCTACCTCTCCTTCGGCCACGCCGCGTTCTACGGCACCGGGGCGTACTTCGTCGTGCTCGCGGCCAACGGGCAGATCCCCGGGATCCCGGGCGGGACGCCGTTCATGATCACGCTGCTGCTCGGCGCGCTGCTCGCCGCGCTGTTGGCGGTGGTCATCGGCTCCGTCTCGTTCCGGCTCACCGGCGTCTACTTCGCGATGATCACGCTCGGGTTCGCGCAGGTGATCTACGAGCTGATCCGGTCGTGGGGGTACGTCTCCTCGAACCCCCAGGAGGGAGCGACGATAAGCGGCGACGGGCTCGCGATCGGGGTACCGTACGTGGACGCGCTGAGCCTCCGGGTCGGTCGACTCACCGGCGAGAGCATCGAGAATCTGCTCGGGCTGGGGATCGACGTCTCCGCGACGGTCGTCTCCTACTACGCGCTCGGCGCCGTCGTCCTGGTCTCGTACTTCGCGATGCAGCGGATCCTCCACTCCCCGTTCGGGCGGGTGATGGTCGCGATCCGCGAGAACGAGGAGCGCGCCCGCGCGGTCGGCTACCCGACCTACCGGTTCAAGCTGGCCGCGTTCGCGATCAGCGGCTTCTTCGGCGCCGTCGCCGGCGGGATCTTCGCCGCGTACTCCCGGTCGGTGTCGCCGGACAACTCGTACTTCTTCCTCGTCACGGCCGACGCGCTGATCACAACCATCATCGGCGGGTTCGGCACGCTGGCCGGACCGCTGTACGGGACGGCGTTCCACCAGTGGCTGGAGGACGTGCTCTCCACGGAGAGCGGCGGGCTCGCCACGTACATCCGCGAGGGCGTCCCGGCGGCCGTCCTCGAGACCGAGATCGCCGGGCTCAGCGTCGAGCTGTTCGTCAACACAGCGCTCGCGGGACGAGCGCCGCTGTACCTCGGGATCGTCTTCGTGCTGTTCGTGCTGTTCGTCCCGAACGGGATCCTCGGGACCGTGCGCGACCGCCTCGGCGGGACCGTCGGTAAGCGGCTGCCGGAGCGACTGCGGAGGTACCGCCGATGA
- a CDS encoding ubiquitin-like small modifier protein 1 codes for MELELRFFATFREAAGGKTVEAEFADGSSVGDVLRELEDEYEEMAGRLIVDGDLAPQINVLKNGREVLHLDGLETALEDGDRLSVFPPVAGGA; via the coding sequence ATGGAACTGGAACTGCGGTTCTTCGCGACGTTTCGCGAGGCCGCCGGCGGGAAGACCGTCGAGGCGGAGTTCGCCGACGGATCGAGCGTCGGCGACGTGTTGCGGGAGCTGGAAGACGAGTACGAGGAGATGGCCGGCCGCCTGATCGTCGACGGCGATCTCGCCCCCCAGATCAACGTGCTGAAGAACGGCCGCGAAGTGCTCCACCTCGACGGGCTGGAGACGGCGCTGGAGGACGGGGACCGACTCTCGGTGTTCCCGCCGGTGGCCGGCGGCGCATGA
- a CDS encoding branched-chain amino acid ABC transporter permease, whose amino-acid sequence MSATALSLGVADPAPLLATGGAVDGLRTAIGVLVEGLGKAAVYFTIAVGLTLVFGLMGVLNFAHGAVTMVGAYLGGLVLVLVVGSGTGTLATIGVFFAAMAIVFAVTTAAGSVIELKLIRPIYDRTPTYQILLTFGVSLIIEEIARIVLTLRGIQPDPQWQAPMGTTPDVLLGRTDFLGIAVRRLYLFEVLIGGVVLVAVWLFLTRTLYGLYIRAGSEDTEMVQALGIDVRRAFTVVFGVGTGLAAVGGVLLMWDPIWGPSVLLSVDVLLYAFVVVIIGGLGSFRGTVVAAGIVGIADSVTTWLFTTGAVTFSGLSEVTIFLLLVGMLIVRPQGLYGVEEVGGH is encoded by the coding sequence ATGAGCGCGACCGCGCTCTCCCTCGGCGTCGCGGACCCGGCCCCGCTGCTCGCGACGGGCGGCGCCGTCGACGGGCTCCGGACGGCGATCGGCGTCCTCGTCGAGGGGCTCGGCAAGGCGGCCGTCTACTTCACCATCGCGGTGGGGCTCACCCTCGTCTTCGGACTGATGGGCGTGCTCAACTTCGCGCACGGCGCCGTCACGATGGTCGGCGCGTACCTCGGTGGACTCGTGCTCGTTCTGGTCGTCGGCTCCGGGACGGGGACGCTCGCGACGATCGGCGTCTTCTTCGCCGCGATGGCGATCGTCTTCGCCGTCACCACCGCGGCGGGCAGCGTCATCGAGCTGAAGCTGATCCGTCCGATCTACGACCGGACGCCGACCTACCAGATCCTGCTCACGTTCGGCGTCTCCCTGATCATCGAGGAGATCGCCCGGATCGTGTTGACGCTGCGGGGGATCCAGCCGGACCCGCAGTGGCAGGCGCCGATGGGAACCACTCCGGACGTGCTGTTGGGGCGCACCGACTTCCTCGGGATCGCGGTGCGGCGGCTCTACCTGTTCGAGGTCCTGATCGGCGGCGTCGTCCTGGTCGCCGTCTGGCTGTTCCTCACTCGCACGCTGTACGGGCTGTACATCCGGGCCGGCAGCGAGGACACGGAGATGGTGCAGGCGCTCGGGATCGACGTCCGCCGGGCGTTCACCGTCGTCTTCGGCGTCGGGACGGGGCTCGCCGCGGTCGGCGGGGTCCTGCTGATGTGGGACCCGATCTGGGGCCCGAGCGTCCTGTTGAGCGTCGACGTGCTGCTGTACGCGTTCGTCGTCGTGATCATCGGCGGGCTCGGGAGCTTCCGCGGGACCGTCGTCGCCGCCGGGATCGTCGGGATCGCGGACTCGGTGACGACGTGGCTGTTCACGACCGGCGCCGTCACCTTCTCGGGCCTCTCCGAGGTGACCATCTTCCTGCTTCTGGTCGGCATGCTGATCGTCCGGCCACAGGGGCTCTACGGCGTCGAGGAGGTGGGGGGCCATTAG
- a CDS encoding 3-oxoacyl-ACP synthase, whose amino-acid sequence MTVGVTGLGTYVPPDTIAGAEIAEISGIPEEVVVEKMGVTEKHVCPPDGDHATDMAETAAREALADADVDPGDVDLLLYHGSEFKDHVVWSAAAAICEALGAENAYATESYTLCAGAPIALRQARAQLAVEEADTALLVSASREEDLVDYRDEDASFMFNFGSGASAFVVESDPGDRARATVHESAAETDGSFADDVVMPAGGSKRPPSEATVREGLHTLQVPDPDGMKERLGPVSLPAFLSVADEALSRSGFDRGDLDFVALTHMKRSFHDRVLAELGLDPERHGYYLDEYGHVQSVDQALAVEEGIADGRLAAGDLVCFLAAGTGYTWAATVLRWHG is encoded by the coding sequence ATGACGGTCGGAGTCACCGGGCTCGGGACGTACGTCCCGCCCGATACGATCGCCGGCGCGGAGATCGCCGAAATCAGCGGGATTCCCGAAGAAGTGGTCGTCGAGAAGATGGGCGTGACGGAGAAACACGTCTGCCCGCCCGACGGCGACCACGCGACGGACATGGCCGAGACGGCGGCCCGCGAGGCGCTCGCGGACGCCGACGTCGACCCGGGTGACGTCGACCTCCTCTTATATCACGGCTCGGAGTTCAAAGACCACGTCGTGTGGTCGGCCGCGGCCGCGATCTGCGAGGCGCTCGGCGCCGAGAACGCCTACGCCACCGAAAGCTACACGCTCTGTGCGGGCGCGCCGATCGCGCTCCGACAGGCGAGGGCCCAGCTCGCGGTCGAGGAGGCCGACACCGCGCTGCTCGTTTCGGCGAGCCGCGAGGAGGACCTCGTCGACTACAGGGACGAGGACGCGTCGTTCATGTTCAACTTCGGGAGCGGCGCGAGCGCGTTCGTCGTCGAGTCCGACCCCGGCGACCGGGCCCGCGCGACGGTCCACGAGAGCGCGGCCGAGACCGACGGCTCCTTCGCCGACGACGTGGTGATGCCGGCGGGCGGGTCGAAGCGCCCCCCGAGCGAGGCGACGGTGCGTGAGGGGCTCCACACGCTTCAGGTCCCCGACCCGGACGGAATGAAAGAACGGCTCGGCCCGGTCTCGCTGCCGGCGTTCCTGTCGGTCGCCGATGAGGCGCTGTCGCGCTCGGGATTCGACCGCGGCGACCTCGACTTCGTCGCGCTCACGCACATGAAGCGGTCGTTCCACGACCGCGTGTTGGCGGAGCTCGGGCTCGACCCCGAGCGGCACGGGTACTACCTCGACGAGTACGGTCACGTCCAGAGCGTCGATCAGGCGCTCGCCGTCGAGGAGGGGATCGCCGACGGTCGGCTCGCCGCCGGCGACCTCGTCTGCTTCCTCGCCGCGGGCACCGGGTACACGTGGGCGGCGACGGTGCTTCGCTGGCACGGGTGA
- a CDS encoding MaoC/PaaZ C-terminal domain-containing protein has translation MPVASVGETASHEVQVTAEAIDAFAELSGDENPIHLDDAYAAETMFGGRVAHGMLSAAAVSAALASLPGDIIYLEQELTFDAPVRPGEAVRAAVEVVEDLGGDRLRVRTEAFVDARDERVLDGEATVLSLAHEE, from the coding sequence ATGCCAGTCGCGAGCGTCGGCGAGACGGCGTCCCACGAGGTACAGGTCACGGCGGAAGCGATCGACGCGTTCGCCGAGCTCTCCGGCGACGAGAACCCGATCCACCTCGACGACGCGTACGCCGCGGAGACGATGTTCGGCGGACGCGTCGCGCACGGAATGCTGTCGGCCGCCGCGGTCTCGGCGGCGCTCGCGTCGCTCCCGGGCGATATCATCTACCTCGAACAGGAGCTCACCTTCGACGCCCCCGTCCGCCCGGGCGAGGCGGTCCGGGCCGCGGTCGAGGTGGTCGAGGACCTCGGCGGCGACCGGCTCCGAGTGCGGACGGAGGCGTTCGTCGACGCGCGCGACGAGCGCGTCCTCGACGGCGAGGCGACCGTCCTCTCGCTGGCGCACGAGGAATAG
- a CDS encoding fumarylacetoacetate hydrolase family protein, which translates to MRLARLLTPDGPVFGRYEDGTIVADDGRYEVGRDGRLLPPCDPSALYCVGRNYVETLDQMAYERPEEPDFFIKPPASLLAHGEPIAYPDWTDELTYAGELVAVIDERCRDLDPEDVLEVVRGYTIMNDVDALDQQGRTARKAFDGSAPLGPWIETDVDPTNLDISTTVGGEQRQDANTELMLFGPHEIVSYLSERFTFEPGDCVAFGSPANPGLVEPGERVEITYEGVGTLSNRVVDRE; encoded by the coding sequence ATGCGACTCGCACGCCTGCTCACGCCGGACGGGCCGGTCTTCGGACGCTACGAGGACGGGACAATCGTCGCGGACGACGGCCGCTACGAGGTCGGCCGCGACGGGCGGCTCCTCCCGCCCTGCGACCCGAGCGCGCTCTACTGCGTCGGGCGGAACTACGTCGAGACGCTCGACCAGATGGCGTACGAGCGCCCGGAGGAGCCGGACTTCTTCATCAAGCCGCCGGCGAGCCTGCTCGCGCACGGCGAGCCGATCGCGTACCCCGACTGGACCGACGAGCTGACGTACGCCGGCGAGCTCGTCGCCGTCATCGACGAGCGCTGCCGCGACCTCGACCCCGAGGACGTCCTGGAGGTCGTCCGCGGCTACACGATCATGAACGACGTCGACGCACTCGACCAGCAGGGCCGGACCGCGCGGAAGGCGTTCGACGGCTCCGCGCCCCTCGGGCCGTGGATCGAGACGGACGTCGACCCGACGAACCTCGACATCTCGACGACGGTCGGCGGGGAACAGCGCCAGGACGCCAACACCGAGCTGATGCTGTTCGGGCCCCACGAGATCGTCTCGTACCTCTCCGAGCGGTTCACGTTCGAGCCCGGCGACTGCGTCGCCTTCGGCAGCCCGGCGAACCCCGGGCTCGTCGAGCCCGGCGAGCGCGTCGAGATCACCTACGAGGGCGTCGGGACGCTCTCGAACCGAGTCGTCGACAGGGAGTAG